Genomic window (Nicotiana sylvestris chromosome 7, ASM39365v2, whole genome shotgun sequence):
ATTAACATCAAGAATTGCATTATTAGCAACATAAATCTCATATAACTCTAAAACTTGACGACTACTACTAAGTAGTATGGCGGGATGGATAAGATTCTTGCACTCTTAACCACTCTCAGCTTCTGTCTGGTTGAAATCATCAAAAAGCCATAAGTCGGAGTCAATGGCGAAGCCACATAGTCATGAGGGTGGTCAACTGAGTacccttcgtcgaaaaattgCACTGTGTACATAGATAAAATATtacgttttagaggtatataacacatattaaaCACTTTTTGTTagaattttttttacttcttttaaaTTTGAACACCCTTGGAAAAATTCTTAGCCTCGCCGCTGATCGGAGTGGGCTTACTAAGACTAAGGCTAGAGCTCACTTCTTCCTTACTAGATGATTTCCATGAATGAATGAAGGTTTCGAGTTCAAGCCTATTCGGGAGTGCTTCCCTTTAGGGGATCCTAGATGGTGCAAATGTGCGTTAGTCGGGCCAATAAATTTCAAAGTATTAAATAGCCAAGATTGATTTGTAAATTACCAATTAGGTTAAAATTGAGCTCAGTAACAGCAGCAAGTGCACAACCACCAATTATTGGCAAAAGTGAAAGGTAAACTGGCAATGGAAACGTTTCACCCAAAAGTAAACTTGAAACCAAAACACTGAAAGCAGGCTCTCCACTCTTGATTATGTGTGTGAATGAAACTGCAACTTTTGACATGCTTACTGTTGCAGCCACATGTCCAATTGTATGCGCCACAGCAACCTATTAACAAAACACAACACATAGTAAGAATTCAATGTCCAAAATGAACCTTAAAAAACAATTTATATTCCATCATTTACTTACAGGAAACAAAGCTTTCCAAAAATCAATGTCAGTTTTGGGAGTTTCAGCAATTCTAGTAGCCCAAGAAACCAGCATAATGAGAGAGCCAGCAGCAAGTGAAAGAGTGGAAGTAAGCCATGGAAATGGAAAGGCATTTAAAACCTTCTTATTATAAATATTGAACACCACATTCAAAGCCCACCATGTTGCAAAATAAAGCccaatcttgagcttctgagcTGCAGCAACTTGAGTTTCTTGATCAAAATCAATGCTAATTGGTATTGACTGTGGTCTGCTTGCTTCATAGGCATTGCATTGGACCAATTTGTCCCTAGATTTTGATTCATCAACATGTCCAAATCCACTAACTGCTGAAATATACAGAGGTTTTTTGGACAGAATATTGGCTTTGTCACACTTTTGCAGGGCAATTTTCTTggagaaaaatgatgaaacataagGTTTAGAACTGAAAATATTTTGTTGCAGGGGATCAAAAGTTGTGGAAAGTCCAAAAGATTTCCCTACAGAGAAGGCCATCTTGTACTAATTCTTAACTTAAGAGTGGAAATAAATGAAGTATAATGCTATGGCCAGAAGACTAATACGTAGCTAAAATTGTAACTATGGAGAGAGATGCTTTGCGGGGGGCTTGAATTTATAGTATTATTTTTATTGGTTGGGTTgttgttggggggggggggcgcaATAAGGTGACCGACCTCTCGAGGTAGAGAAGGGTAGTTGTAAATGTGCTGTCTATAAACATGTTGCAAAAGGCAAATGGTGAAAATTCTAATCGAGTCACAAAATGCAGTGTTTCTTAGAATAGTTGAAACTGTGCACAAATTGAATTTGGATTCTTGGCCTCCTTCGTTATTTCTTAACAGTTTCCAATTCAATTTTAAGCATTTTTTTAGTATGAATCTCaagatctttttcttttttcttcgtAAGTTCGTTTTGGAGGATTTTGAAGTTGTTGACTTGTGATGATTTTAGTCAAATTATAATTTCGTATTATCTTTCTCTTCTTCCGTCTTAAGTGATCAATGGTTTAAGTTAGGTACTTGATAAAAACATACACCAAATCAATGAATTCATGATATATTTTTTTACATCGTTTTCAAACACTTAATCATGATTAATTATATAAGATAGAATCGTAGAAATAATAGTAGTTTATACTATAAATCAATAACAACAGGAGTGGTAGCAATATTGTTTGATTATGAATATTTGTCTTACGTGTCATTTGCAGAAGGAAAGAATGATAATTTCTCCTAGTTTCTATCCATTTTCTAATGATTCATTATTTCTAATCAATTCAAAGACTCTTAGAAAATTTTAGTACGCACTGGAAGCTGCAAGTTTTGCCCGAGCTTCATACAACTTGATAGTCAGAATTTTTATTttctagaagaaaaaaaaatacgcTCTTTCAACTCCAACTTAGGTTAGGTGTCCATTTAAGATAATTAAAAAATAGAGGttcattttataaaaatagaaGTGCCCAAAATAAAGATAAAGTTAACTTTTTGACAGATATAAATATTGTTTATGGTAATAGAAGATACAATTGACAGATATAAATATTGTTTAAAGTAAGAGTAGATCGTAATTTAGCTTTTTGATGATAAAATAACTAAAATAGATGTTCATAAGTCCAGAGAAATGATTTTACttcaagaaaataaagtaaacacaaaTTTATTTTACTAGTTTGAGTATACATCAGAGATGAGGTGATGAGGCTCATCTTCTACATTACTCTACGGTCTATTATAAGCCAATGGGGTATCAGATATTTGACCCTCAATATCCACATGGAGGCAATTTCTAAGAATTAattaaaggaatttttacctcttatagcaaaggttaacaatttatttattttaactatttaaaaaaattatatcttatagataccttttaatgtttatagcaaaatatctaattttggttacctcttaaccctaagccactaaatatgcTATTcaattacactattttctttctctctactttgatacatgtcattctcttcccccgttccctgaaaacacgatgctcaatctcaaaattcaTCTCACTCACATCACCTACGTTCTCTCTGATCCCAATTTCCCCAATTCCATCGGAGCATGCATATATGTTACCACGTCAAATATGTTGATATATGGTTTCGACAATTTGGACAGATAGCACTAGGGTCATCGGTTGCGTAGGAGCTGCTGCAACTGCAAGCACATCTATATAAAGTTTAACAGATTCAAGCTCGACGGTCATTTATCACTATATTTATGTTTGTTAAGAATACAACCAATTTGTTTCAGTAATGGATTCTTTCACACCCCTGCAATTGCTTTAATACAAGATTCAAGCTTTAACGGAGTCCTTATTCTGCCACCATTGCTCGACGGCGGATTcgtcggaaattagggtttgttcttgaacaaagacgacggagtttggggttgagcaacttgaattttctgttaatatatttcaatgtatctcgctgtatttccatgtatttcattgtattcactgtctttttttcattgtatttcaatgtatctcattgtattccatgtatttcattgtattcactatcttatTGTATTCcatgaatatattcatatatttttttaattaatataatttctGTATTCAGATGTagtatataatttctctgaagattgctatgtttttggggtgtttttcagttgagaatcttttttatagctggaaatacaaaatttatgtgttataattgagtttgttgagttatattaggagtttattatgttaattgattcactttccatttaaaaacagtgtaatcccctgtttcacgccgtgaatacagttgaatacagccGAATATAATAAtttgtctagctgtaatcccatgtttcaggccatgaatacagtcaaatacactcgaatacaacaactgattagctggacttccctgattcacgcctatttttgctactgtattcatgaatacagtagcttaaatacatctaatacatcttatagcaacagaaaacgtatctacaatccgtaatatagcaaatggtatttATAGATAACTAACTatcactaaaagatagtgctttatgaaaatttctcttaatTAAAAtattgttatgataaatatcacattatggtggatgtctactcttcttccatgatcttcatctcaaatgcttaatgacatattcaatgacatattttgtatgttcaatgacatattccataacatattttcttcactttttatgcctatataaaggccttgtaatagataggaaagtacacacaattgaagaataAATAAGAATCTAtattcctctctttctctctatatctcttagtttgtttttgcttgttctatattgttattttgggttaaattttataacacgttatcaacacgaggctctaccatctcaagaagatctttgagaaaattaaggtataatttttctcaaatttatattttttaaattatgtctgatattatgaaaaaaaagttcgttgcccttgaaatttcgggcaagaactatatgtcatgggtattggatgctgaaatccatttagatgcaatgggtcttggagacgccattaaagaTAAATATAAAGCATCTACCCAAGActgtgctaaggccttgattttcttgcgccatcaccttgatgaagggttgaaaattgaatatctcaCGGTGAAAGATCCACTTGTTTTGTGGAATAgtttaaaggaaagatatgacaacttaaagttggtcactcttccacaagcacgatatgattgggctcatcttaggctccaagactttaagtctgtttctgaatataattctgctatgtttagaattacttctaaattgaaactctgtGAAGATAATATCAGTgactatgatatgcttgaaaaaacgtttacaacgtttcatgcctccaatatAGTCTTGCAACAGCAGTACCGAGAGAACGGCTTCACAAAGTACTCTTAGTTGATTTCTCTTCTACTTGTGGCTGAACGAAACAATGAATTGCTTATGAGAAATCACGAAAATCGACCCACTGAGTCTACACCATTGCCTAAAGAGGATGAGGTGTATTCCCATTATGCTAATCGTGGAAAAGGTCGTGGTCATAttcgtggtcgtggtcgtggccATATCCAAGGAAGAAAATTTCCTGGTGTTAATCATCCTCCACCGAAAAATAACTTCCAAAAATGGAAAGGGAAAGATGAGAAGCGAAACGCAAAGGGTTCAGAAACTAAATGCTATCGTTGCGGTGGAAAAGGGCAGTGGGCAAAAATTTGTCGCATACCAAAAtatttggttgagctttatcaagcatctctGAAGAATAAAGGT
Coding sequences:
- the LOC104216752 gene encoding glucose-6-phosphate/phosphate translocator 2, chloroplastic-like → MAFSVGKSFGLSTTFDPLQQNIFSSKPYVSSFFSKKIALQKCDKANILSKKPLYISAVSGFGHVDESKSRDKLVQCNAYEASRPQSIPISIDFDQETQVAAAQKLKIGLYFATWWALNVVFNIYNKKVLNAFPFPWLTSTLSLAAGSLIMLVSWATRIAETPKTDIDFWKALFPVAVAHTIGHVAATVSMSKVAVSFTHIIKSGEPAFSVLVSSLLLGETFPLPVYLSLLPIIGGCALAAVTELNFNLIGFMGAMVSNLAFVFRNIFSKKGMKGKSVGGMNYYACLSIMSLLILTPFAIAVEGPQVWALGWQNAVSQIGPNFVWWVVAQSVFYHLYNQVSYMSLNEISPLTFSIGNTMKRISVIVSSIIIFQNPIQPVNALGAAIAIFGTFLYSQAKQ
- the LOC138872741 gene encoding uncharacterized protein produces the protein MSWVLDAEIHLDAMGLGDAIKDKYKASTQDCAKALIFLRHHLDEGLKIEYLTVKDPLVLWNSLKERYDNLKLVTLPQARYDWAHLRLQDFKSVSEYNSAMFRITSKLKLCEDNISDYDMLEKTFTTFHASNIVLQQQYRENGFTKYS
- the LOC138872742 gene encoding uncharacterized protein is translated as MRNHENRPTESTPLPKEDEVYSHYANRGKGRGHIRGRGRGHIQGRKFPGVNHPPPKNNFQKWKGKDEKRNAKGSETKCYRCGGKGQWAKICRIPKYLVELYQASLKNKGPEANLVYDYEFDITHLDVADFLSTLMKK